The sequence aatcaTTACTCCAGCAATGATTTGCCATTACAGGCCTGAACTGCCACAGGCACCAAGTCACCCAAAATCCATATAAGTGAGTCACAAACCAAACAGTTCTTCTCTATGCCTGAATTCCAGTCCCTAATCACAAAGTTTACTATAAACATTACAACATTTGAAGATAAAAGAACTGAGTCTGCAAAGGATATTTAATTTTACACATTTCTGTATATGTAGgaaagaatcataaaataaaagaagtactTTTATAATTAAGTGGTTCATAATTAATATGAATTTATGTTCTAAATAACCTCTCtctagggaaataaaaaaattttccatcacatttaaagtatttttctctgggctggggttgtggctcagtggcagagcactcacctagcatgcttaaggccctgggttctatcctcagcaccacataaaaataaaataaaggtataaaaaatatatttttctcctcaAGAAATCTTATATTCCCTGTAAGATAAGAAGCATTGGGCCTATGAATGAATTGTGTTGTGCAGGTATTTGTTGACTGAATCAATTGACTCAAATAGTTATAAAGAAACCTAGATTCCAATCCCAGCTCAAGCTCAGGGATAGGTAAATTGCCCAACCTAACACTAAACTAATAAATAGGTAAATTTTGTGGCATATTAGAAAGTGATCATTGCTTATGGAAGGAAAACAAAGTGTAAAACAAGATTGAGAAAATCAGGAGTGGAGGTATGTGTTTAGATGATATTTGACTtataagatccaaaccataacagagaatAATGGATAAAATTGACAACTGAAATGGAGAAGGCAGAggactttctttgtttctttgaaagaTAAATGCATGGTTcacaatttaaaagattttaaaacagcaTGGATAATATCCATTTTATgcaattataaatataaacacacatagaTATGAAAGAATGGTCACAAAAATGTTGATGTCAGGAGGTTAAGTATCATCACTGTGACATAAAAATAGGTAAAGAATaatgtgggactggggatatagctcagttggtagagtgcttgccttgcaagcacaaggccctgggttcaatccctgttaaaaaaaaaaaaaagaagaagaagaagaatgtgtACAGTAGGCTTAAAAGTGTCAAAAACTGAGAACTGGGTGAGAAAAATAtgcattaatatttgtttttgtgaGCATAGAATGTATTAATTTGCCTCAAAACTGGTTCCATTAGTTGCATAGAAGAGAAACTAACTGGACAGAGGACAGGAATAAAGGAAATTGTTTTACTGCATACTGTTCTGTACCTGTTTATTATTGAACCATGTGTGTGAATCATCTATTTGAAGCTAATTAATTAATAAGTGTTTAAaaacctgctttctttttttttcaggagaaaaTCACTTTATTCTAATAAACTCAAAGGACATCAGAACAGCTGGCTTAAGGAGGGCACACAAACATCTGACCAGTCCCAAATCTGAACCAACTCACTGAACTTCCACACAATTAGAACTCTCTTTTGCTGCCATTCAGAAACATTGAAGCTATTAGGTGAGGATTTACACTGCAGTCTTACATTTCATACTTTCACTATCGATTACATTTGTATGCTAAAGTTACTTGGTCATCAGAGccgattttccatttcttcaatttGAGCCTCTCAATTAGACTAATCCGTTAGCAATTCTGCACTGCTTCAGCACCTCATTGAAACCCTCACAGAGCTTAACATCAGCCTGGTTCTGGGCACACtccaaaaattgttttatttcataaaagcaaGGGCCACCAAGTTGCTGCTGCTGCGCTGACTGGGTTCCTTGAGGCTCCTGGTAGGTGATATCGGGCTTTGAGGGCTCCACAGTACTCCCTCCGCTGAAGCCTCCTGTGATGGCATGGCCCAGTGTATGCCCCACAGCAGAGCCCACAGCCACACCTGCCGCAGTGGTCGCCATCTGGGCCATGAGACCTGGCTGCTGGGGTGCTGCAGCAGGTGAGCCCACTGCAGCTGGCGGGGCTGCAGCTGGCGGCTGAGCTGCTGGTGCTGGCCTGGGTGCAGCTCTCATCTGAGGGGCCCGGCTGGCCCGGGGCGCCACGCGCGAGGTGCGGCTCCAGCTTCCGCGGCATTCTAACTGCGCTGGGCTCGGTGTCCAGCAAAACCTGCTTTCTATTTCTGATAGAAACCAAAGGaaactgggcttggtggcacatgcctgtaatcccagcaacttgggaggttgaggcaggatgagctcaagttcaaagccagtctcagcaatttagcaaggccctaagcaactcagagagaccctgtctctaaataaaatacaaaaaagggctggacatgggactcagtgtttaagtgcccctgagttcaatccctggtaccaaaaagaaaagaaaagaaaagaaacaaaaggaaggaagaatgtaTTCTCATCTCATTGTTAAAGCTGGAttatatagctttttaaaaaataattcagtctgaatatacatatatatatatgtattccaaCTCAATAATTCTACTGCTTTAGATCTAtagtacagaaataaaaattccaaaaaataagaataatgtttattataacattgaagataaaatgacAGCTGGTAGGCAAAAAACACAAGATGTAGGAAATTATAACCCCATTTTTGCAAAAAATTATGACATCCCCcaaatatatgtttatgtatttatgtctgtattagtctttttttgttgttgttactgtaaTGACATACCTGAGGCTAAGGAACGTTATGAAGAAGAGAGATTTATTTAGTTCAGACATCTAAAGTTTCAAGGGCATGGCATCAGTTTGACACTGTCATGGGCTACATTGTGGATGGCATCACAATGGTGAGAGTGTTAGGGACAGTTTTGGCTGTTGATggctcccagaaaaacgctcctcAGACACAgatctcacacaagggactttattttatgcggacgattCACATCCACTTgggaggagaagaagggaaggaaagaagaaaagatggcatatggcttctcccagatattggaatttcacgggctgggaggaaccaatcgcggaggagaattcttgcaggctgactgatggaccaataacatgttaggaTGGAACgtgggaggcagcaagatggTGCCAGCcaaagctggaaattcctgtaacgtaagaggcgggcagaatgcagactgacaggtgatggggaggccggaaattcctctaTCGGAAGAGTCAGGtggagcgcagattgacaagtggttgggaggcggaaaattcctgtaacgggagagaaaggtggctttataccttacagaGAGCATGTAGGAAAAGGAGAGATCACATCACAAGAGAGGAAGTCAGAGAGCCTGGGAAATGGCCaggcttattcttttttataacaacCCTCTTCTGAGAACTAACTCAAATTCCCAATAGAACAACACTGTCTTGAGTCCCTGTCCCTTTAAAAAGCAGCAACAACAATAGTTTAATCTGAAGTTCTTAGATGGAGTTGGTTGAtggtctttttgttgttttgttttgtgcagtCAAGTGTGCACTTATATaagaacatagaaaaaggaaatggaaaactcAACGAATAGGAGTCAATTTATTCAACTCAGATCCTGTGATGAAGGCTCATATCATCATACTTAAACATACATAAACATTACATACATATactaatatatgcatatatggtgGTATGTCATGgttttgtaaaaatgaaattgtagagACACTTTCCTGCATTTcacttgatttgtttttgtttttggttttggtcaGAAATACCTCCTAGAGAGTTTTTAATGGCAATAACTGTTCTTCACTGtcatcttctcttcctcttcctccttttcttcatccttcttcttcatcatcatcattgtcacatttgtgcatgctaggcaagtgctctaccaaaaTTTACAcccaagcccttttaaaaattttttttttaaattttaaagagtatcttgctaaattgcccaggatgccCTTGAACTTTGATactctatctcagcctccagagtggcatccgccaccacacctggctaattcGTTATTTTTACTGATTGCATAATATTTCTTCTACAAAATGCCCTGCAGAAGGGAACATGGTATGAACTGAATGCTTTATAAATGGTCGCTTTTACTCTCTTTGATCAAGTGTACCTGGAAACTCCCTGCTAAGAGAACTCAACATGCAAATTGATCACTTGATACCAGAGGGGACAGATTATTCTACTAGGATACCTCTGTTCAAGTGCGGGAAAAATGTCAAATACTTGGAAATAATGAATGAGGTCCTTAGAAGTTGTGATTATAAAGATTTGGGAGGTTGCTTGGTTTTAAgaccttaaaggaaaaaacaaaacaaaactacttaATCTTTCTGAAACACAGGTCTTATCTTGTTGTTTTAAAGCTTAAAACTCTTCAGACAGATTCCATTGCTCTTAGAAGATCTAAATTCTTAAAACAGCTTATTAGGCATTTCAAAACCTGTCTAGTTCTCTTCAGCCATATCTCCTCCTTTGCACTCAGCTCTTAACCTATTCTGAACTGTGGCAAAGTTACCTTTGAAGCATGATGGTGTCACTGGTTTCCaaacattttagtattttttcccctttaaactACCCTTCTTATTGCCTCCCTAATTTCTGTTCATTCAAGTCTGAACTTTGACATTACTTTCCTTGAAAGACCTTATCCTGACTCCTTAAGGTTTCCCTGCTGTGTTGCCCCAGTGCCTCCTATTGGgattatttattcagttatacACTTTTCCTGGAGTTTTATATCCCAGGGAGATTATCTGTTGCACATTCCTAGGATGCATATGAGttctcaataaaaatttgttgaatgaatgaatatataaaaataaaggctcgttgggcattgtggcacatgcccactactcgggaggctgaggtatgaagatcacaagttcaagaccaacctggtcaacctagcaagaacctgtctcaaaataaaaaataaataggtctggggaagtatctcaatggtaaagcacttgtcctgcactaaaaaaaaaaaaaaaaaaggaaatgaacaaaaacaaaacaaaaaaacaaagactgttAAGAAGAAGGTAAATAACCCAACATGGACGTACAcgattgtaatcccagtggctcgagaggttgaggcaggaggatagtgagttcaaaaccagtctcagcaaaattgaggccctaaacaattcagtgagaccctgtcattaaataaaataggaaatagggctgggaatagaGCTCAGTTGTCCagtccccctgagttcaatccctggtaccccccactcaccaaaacaacaacaacaacaaaaaagaaggtAAGCAAGGCTAATTTGAGAACTAAGGTGACAACCAGTCCAGATGGCTAAGGGTGCCACAGGCTGAATTTAATGCTTAGCAATCCATTCTGGAGAAATCTCTGATGGAATGATTCAGcagtattttgtaattaaaatataagaaggcCAAAGTATCAATGCCACATTAAGATATTAGTATAGAGATAATTtgatactattatttttaatcaaactaTGGAAGGATAAGTGCCAGGAAATAAATAACTATAAGGCACTCCCTATGATAACATGCTTCTAAGAAAAAAGACCAGTCTATATTTATAACATAGTGGTTTTAAGTAGATAATTTTCCTAAATTAATTGGATAAATAATTGATTTACTGTCTTCTTATGCAATGATTaataattatttgtaataaaggatgtttt comes from Sciurus carolinensis chromosome 10, mSciCar1.2, whole genome shotgun sequence and encodes:
- the LOC124994208 gene encoding coiled-coil-helix-coiled-coil-helix domain-containing protein 2-like is translated as MGKNVPVSSSRSFEIHLFPGPLTMQQLINCVDRKIESRFCWTPSPAQLECRGSWSRTSRVAPRASRAPQMRAAPRPAPAAQPPAAAPPAAVGSPAAAPQQPGLMAQMATTAAGVAVGSAVGHTLGHAITGGFSGGSTVEPSKPDITYQEPQGTQSAQQQQLGGPCFYEIKQFLECAQNQADVKLCEGFNEVLKQCRIANGLV